GTACATACAAAAATAGTGGAGGTCTTTCACTGTCTCTGGTGTTTATAGCACAAATGGGAATTATCTCCTTTCCTTTTGAGATGTCCTGTACACAGAGCCCTTCCCGCACTTTAGATTTCCTTACAACTTTCCAAGCAATCTCTGGTTGACCCGGAATTCTGACCAGCTTAAATTTATAAACCAGCTTACCATGTGGTCCCGGTTCCTGCTTAAACTCCTCCACCACATAGAGTCCATCATAAACATATGTCTTACCTCTACCTTCTGACAAACCAGAAGACCTTGTCTCCCCACGAATCACCCTCACTGGATTCTTCACAAATCTGCTATTTGCCAAAGCTAGGTTTCCTCTTTCAAGCCTCTGGTCTTCAGGTTGCTTACCTTTCTGCATCACATTTCCTCCCTGACCCATATAAGTCAAGATATCTGAGTTATCCAACTCATCCTCATAGGCCCCCGATGCTATGATACTAGTGGCAATGGTCCTTTCCCCTTGCTTAATATAATCTATACCACCTTGACTTGGGCGATGAAGGCCAACAATATTGAGCTCAACAAAATACTGAAACTCATCACCAACTTCAACACCAGGAACCGATCCAATAATCTGTTTGCCTGTGTTGACGTATTCCATTTTCTCTTTGAGAATCTTTGCAGCTAGGGAATCCACCCTCTTAAGAGTCTTTCCTTCTCCCTTTATCTTTGATTCTTCTTCATGTAAGAGCTTTCGGCAGATGGCTTGAAATAGGCGTAATATCTCTCTTACTTTGTTCCTACTAGTCATTGCATCATTAGCACGACCGGTACTAGTTCGGCAAGGAGGAAGGCTCACATTGTTACCATATGATCTCTGAGCAGAACTATCATTTGTGTATAGCACATCCTGCTGGAATGAGTCTTTCTTATTCCAAATAACCACTTGGCTGAGTCCTTGATGAGCCCACTTCGTGGAAGAATTGTTCTCGGTATTAGCTCGTGATAGCAATGCGAAGCTGTTCATCCTTTTTCTTTTAGATGAACCACCAGCCAGACCAGTCTTGCAGGTGACTTTCCTGTGCAACCAAGGGGAAGCGATGAGGCTTGGAACAATTGACCTGTCTGATAAAACTTCTTGACTCTCATGATCCTCCTCAAGCAATTGATTCTCAAAGGCAAATGAATCAGAAAGATTTGTCTCAAAATCCTTGTCCTCTGCTTTCAGAGCAATATTACATATAGGATTTTCCTCCGAAACTCTAATATTTCCATCTCTTTTTTCAATTACTTTCTTCAACTTGCTATCAAATTCCTTTGCAGAAGCTCCACAAGGAGATTTGGTGCTGTTTCCAATTATATTGTACATGCACTCCTTCACATCATTCCTAGAAGAAGCTTCGCAAGCACCTTGCTTCCTCATTTTTTCAGAAGGTGGCTCCTCTGGTTTAGATTGAATTTCTTCTGCTGATAGTCTAGGAGCTCGACCTTCTAGAGCAATTACATCCTGAACAGCTTCAATCACTTGTTTACCATCAGTACATCTGGTCTTTTCAGAGGGCTTTTCTTCGTTCACTACGGTCACTAGTTTGATACCCTTGTTCTTTAGAGAGGCAAGCCATTTCATGCGCTCCTCCTCATTAAGAGGAGGAGCATTTCTTCCACAAAATGGAGGGAAGTCTCTCACGACAGTGACTTCTTCCTGAGTATAATACTTCCTTCCTAGAATCCTCCTCCGACTGCTCTGATCAGGATAGGATTTCACGCCACCTTGTGGAAATACCTCTATTTCTGAAGTAGCAACATTCTCCTGAGGCAAATCCTTCTGCAAACAAGAAATTCCATTTACCTTAGTGTCACCTAAAAACCCTTTCACACTCAACCTTATCTACCCAATCAAACAATAATGCAGGGTTTTCAGACTCGTAAACTACCTGTTCACTTGGTCCATCGATCGGTTCATCCAACCATCCACAATCTGGCGGAAAATCTCGAATAGCATAAACTTTAGCGTGCTTACACTTGGATGTtgaggcaaaatgaccattttcagtTGAAACTCTTCCCGAGCATTTCTCAGAATGAGTACCACTTGCAAGCTTTGATGTTTTTATATGCAGCATGTCATCAGAAACCACCATTTCAAGTCATATGTCATAAAGTGCACAAAAAGCAACCTATAAAAACAACATAAATATCATTAGACAGCAACTGACTCAAAGCTTTACCAAAAAATTACCCTAATCACCTATTTCTAACCAAGAACAATGGTAAAACAGAAATTCAAGGCCATGAGACTTAGTTTCCAAAAATAGCAAAAATGGCTATATCAACAATCAAATACTCCAACCACGAAATAACCTAAAGCAATGTCCCAATACTAAATAACATGCCAACTAAAacgaaggagaaaaagaaaagcacATAGTAATTTCAAGACAATGGAAAAACTCAAACTCCATATTCAACCAAAtagtgaagaagaagaaaagcaaGGAATTAAAATAAAGAAGCGTTAATAAATCTATTTTCTCATAAGCTCGTCAGCACCTAAACACAATAATCAATTCTTTCTAAATTTGAAGTTTTCCTGTAAACCAAACAGGACAAAAAAACTCAAATTTGCCATGCATTAAAACGGATACACAAAAGAAAATtaatgaaggaaaaaaaaaaggctaCTTTAGCATGCAAAGAAAATCACAGCATTAAGAGTAAAAAAACCATGTGAAGTGATCAAAGgtgaagaaactatgaaaaaATGGAGAGAGAAGAAGAAAAGTTTACTCGAAAATATTTGAGAAATAGTAGTAGTAGTACGAAGAGAGGACAGAAAGAGAAATGAGGAACGGACGGTTACTAGCGGAGAATAAGCTGGGAATGGAATCAACGGCGAAGATCGTGATGCTGAACCAGAAATGGTGGTGTTTTTGGCGCGTAGTGGAGAATTGGTTTTTCCCATGTTTACTGAAAAGAAGAAGCTGCCATATAAAAAATGGTGGCGTATGTCAGATGACTGTTTGACTCCTGCCACTGTTCTGTTTTAAGCAATTATTGCTGGCATTGATTTTGCATTACTGGCATTGATTTTgcacattattttttttttaccaaatcTTCTATTTTGGCTAAATCTATTAAAGTTTTTTTAACGGtggtaaatttaaattttgaactcATTATGTTGAAGGTAACGTTCGtttcaaaacataaaaacaaacaaaGCAGAATGATATCTCAACAAGAAGCATATCAATTAAAAACAAACTAAAACACAATTCCTTTAATAATTTTCTttatataaaaaactaaaatcaATTACAAAATTATTCCGGTGTCATCATGCATAAACCTAATATTCAATCATAATTACTCCACAACTGTTGTCAGAGTTTTCTGTAAAGCTATCAGACTATAAGGAAAAGCTCTCATCATCCCAGCCAGTGTATgcgcaactacattagcttttctAGAAGTCTGATGTCTCTTACATAGCTCCTGAATTCTCAGGACCAATTCTTTATTCAATTGCCCATAGAACTTATCTAAAATAGCTTCTACAGTTTGAGCACAATCTATTTCGACTATAATATTAACCAAATTAGCATCTCACCCCAAAAGGAGTCCATTTGAAATCGCCCAAAGTTCAGTTTGTTCTACACTACATCTGCTAATGTTTCTCCCAACTCCCTCACGCCATGTACTAAGGTCATCTCTCGCCACAGCTGTTGTCGAAGCTAACCCCGAATTAGAATCCCTTATCCTATCCGTGTTCAACTTAATGAAACCCAAAGATGGAGGTTCCATGCTTAACATTGTCTCTTACTCATAGTGTTATCTACAGAGATTTTACGCCTATGTTTGATGGAACTCACCTAACATCATGAGGTTTGGAGAATGTAAGATATATTAAAAGATTCCTTTAAAACACCCACAAATTCTTCTGTTTCcacaaattctaaaaattaatgTCAAATAAAGATTTCCAGTTAACTTCCGTGAAAACTAAATTAAACTCGTTCTTCAAATTCATTGAAATCCAATCCATCAATGGAGCGGAAAAAATTAAAGCAAAACCCTCAAAGGGATGACTTGCTTCCACACTTCACGTGCATTACCACAATCTTGAAGCACATATTCTTCAAGGCTCCCACAAATGGTACAAGAAGGGACACCAAAAAAACCTCTTCGGCATCGTTTTACATTGGTCAACAAGCGTTCCTTAAGCACCAACCAAAGAAAATGTCTTACTCTTTGAAGGCAGGTAAAAGACCAAGCCATCTTCCATTCATTATCTTCTGGATTTAAAGAATTCTGCATAAGAAAGTTATAAGCAGATTTAACAGTGAACTTCCCATTAGCGGACCAGTTAGAGTTTAGTTCATCCTGTCCAACTAAAGGGCTTGGA
This window of the Gossypium arboreum isolate Shixiya-1 chromosome 12, ASM2569848v2, whole genome shotgun sequence genome carries:
- the LOC108476770 gene encoding histone-lysine N-methyltransferase, H3 lysine-9 specific SUVH6-like, with amino-acid sequence MVVSDDMLHIKTSKLASGTHSEKCSGRVSTENGHFASTSKCKHAKVYAIRDFPPDCGWLDEPIDGPSEQKDLPQENVATSEIEVFPQGGVKSYPDQSSRRRILGRKYYTQEEVTVVRDFPPFCGRNAPPLNEEERMKWLASLKNKGIKLVTVVNEEKPSEKTRCTDGKQVIEAVQDVIALEGRAPRLSAEEIQSKPEEPPSEKMRKQGACEASSRNDVKECMYNIIGNSTKSPCGASAKEFDSKLKKVIEKRDGNIRVSEENPICNIALKAEDKDFETNLSDSFAFENQLLEEDHESQEVLSDRSIVPSLIASPWLHRKVTCKTGLAGGSSKRKRMNSFALLSRANTENNSSTKWAHQGLSQVVIWNKKDSFQQDVLYTNDSSAQRSYGNNVSLPPCRTSTGRANDAMTSRNKVREILRLFQAICRKLLHEEESKIKGEGKTLKRVDSLAAKILKEKMEYVNTGKQIIGSVPGVEVGDEFQYFVELNIVGLHRPSQGGIDYIKQGERTIATSIIASGAYEDELDNSDILTYMGQGGNVMQKGKQPEDQRLERGNLALANSRFVKNPVRVIRGETRSSGLSEGRGKTYVYDGLYVVEEFKQEPGPHGKLVYKFKLVRIPGQPEIAWKVVRKSKVREGLCVQDISKGKEIIPICAINTRDSERPPLFLYVPHMIYPDWCLRTPSKGCDCINGCSQSVKCSCVMRNGGQIPYNHNGAIVETKPLVYECGPTCKCPASCYNRVSQHGIKFQFEIFKTKSTGWGVRSLNSIPSGSFICEYAGELLEDREAEKRTGKDEYLFDIGNKYSDSSLWDDLSTLIHDSRSSFRQVVPECGFTIDAARFGNMGRFINHSCSPNLYAQNVLYDHDDKRIPHIMFFAAENIPPLQELTYHYNYMIDQVHDENGDIRKKVCCCGSSKCTGRLY